Proteins encoded by one window of Companilactobacillus ginsenosidimutans:
- a CDS encoding GNAT family N-acetyltransferase — protein sequence MELTGEKIIIRNFEESDFEVFSQLVQDQSNHETAGLEYSLNKNNSRDIFNKYLVLANTYVIALKSSHKMLGIIELNERGVSDGLDKTREIGFVISSDQRNHGYASEAIKLMLSHSFNTLHLTEVWASVKTTNPVPQALLSKLGFKYIYQVSQDPLHLESEDKMLKYYLLKNENGGVNE from the coding sequence ATGGAATTGACTGGTGAAAAAATTATCATAAGAAACTTTGAAGAATCGGACTTTGAAGTCTTCTCACAATTAGTCCAAGATCAAAGTAATCACGAAACAGCAGGATTAGAATATTCATTAAATAAAAACAATTCGAGAGATATTTTTAATAAATATTTAGTTCTTGCCAACACTTATGTTATTGCTTTAAAATCGAGTCACAAGATGCTCGGCATTATTGAACTGAATGAACGGGGAGTATCTGATGGTTTAGACAAGACTAGAGAGATTGGATTTGTGATTTCTTCAGATCAACGAAACCACGGATATGCTAGTGAGGCTATTAAGCTCATGCTAAGTCATTCATTCAATACGCTGCATCTTACGGAAGTATGGGCTTCGGTGAAGACAACTAACCCTGTGCCGCAAGCTCTACTTTCAAAGTTAGGGTTTAAATACATTTATCAAGTCAGTCAGGATCCATTACATTTGGAATCTGAAGACAAGATGTTGAAGTATTATTTGCTTAAGAACGAAAACGGGGGCGTGAATGAATAA
- a CDS encoding LPXTG cell wall anchor domain-containing protein, producing the protein MRKGSRRRTNNRGKVALMFVCSSIIVGMVGGLSINMAQSDTGKNPQFIEQSGSMYKNSNVSVEVVDKKGNGGNGTTTHPGSKPGLKPGGNHGSGSNVGHGGDSSSNNGARSGNNVDGNDETPAVIVDEYGNNEFPQTGAEKDNLSLIGAVMLGAPALLLAVKKLIQLS; encoded by the coding sequence TTGCGAAAGGGATCACGGCGAAGAACCAATAATCGAGGCAAGGTTGCTTTAATGTTTGTCTGTTCATCAATCATTGTGGGAATGGTTGGTGGGTTGAGTATCAATATGGCCCAATCCGATACGGGCAAAAACCCTCAATTCATTGAGCAGTCGGGTTCTATGTATAAGAACTCCAACGTTTCCGTAGAAGTTGTCGACAAAAAAGGCAATGGAGGAAATGGGACAACCACCCATCCGGGTTCAAAACCCGGACTAAAGCCTGGTGGGAATCATGGTAGTGGATCAAATGTTGGCCACGGTGGTGATTCAAGTTCAAATAATGGAGCAAGATCTGGCAATAACGTGGATGGAAACGACGAGACACCAGCAGTGATCGTCGACGAATATGGGAATAACGAATTTCCACAAACCGGAGCCGAAAAAGATAATCTAAGCCTGATAGGAGCGGTGATGCTAGGGGCACCCGCACTATTACTCGCAGTCAAAAAGCTAATACAATTATCTTAA
- a CDS encoding WxL domain-containing protein, translating into MKYSKTALLSTIAAAGMVISGIAPQTVSAATSAYDNEGKLVTGGQSVNIADGAYSDPTQGAKATSTANVTVISGFLSLEAVPDFSFGRAISGSIAKLDQGEEHAIPSEDGNSDGILRVVESRDKKTSSDTSSSKATNQGFEVTATIGKFTGDDNKPVDGFILNLAPQSFNNTDGKPSGLSTKALTLNPDNDSTATGSILNVKDTDEVKGSYQAVFNSANAATLKVPDAATAGKDGKDGISKYKGVITWTLNAKASGTA; encoded by the coding sequence ATGAAATATTCAAAAACAGCATTATTAAGCACAATCGCAGCAGCAGGTATGGTAATTAGTGGAATCGCTCCACAAACAGTTTCAGCCGCAACTTCAGCATATGATAATGAAGGCAAATTGGTAACAGGTGGACAATCAGTTAACATCGCTGATGGTGCTTATTCTGATCCAACACAAGGTGCTAAGGCTACTTCAACAGCGAATGTAACAGTAATTTCAGGTTTCCTTTCATTGGAAGCTGTTCCCGATTTTAGCTTTGGGAGAGCTATTTCAGGTTCAATTGCCAAACTAGATCAAGGTGAAGAACACGCCATTCCATCTGAAGACGGTAATTCAGACGGTATTCTCCGAGTTGTTGAATCTCGAGATAAGAAAACATCAAGCGATACTTCAAGCTCCAAAGCAACAAATCAGGGTTTCGAAGTCACAGCGACCATTGGTAAATTTACTGGAGATGACAATAAACCAGTTGATGGATTCATTTTAAACTTGGCTCCTCAATCATTTAACAATACTGATGGGAAACCAAGCGGTTTGTCAACAAAAGCACTTACTTTGAATCCAGATAATGACTCAACAGCAACAGGTAGTATTTTGAACGTTAAAGATACTGATGAGGTTAAGGGTAGTTATCAAGCTGTATTTAATTCAGCAAATGCTGCTACGTTGAAAGTTCCAGATGCTGCAACTGCAGGTAAAGATGGCAAAGATGGTATTTCAAAATATAAAGGTGTAATTACATGGACACTAAATGCTAAGGCATCAGGCACAGCATAA
- a CDS encoding DUF3324 domain-containing protein — protein MTRLFRKIFLGLALIFSIVGAMNFTEIAQAGTSGDYTLKPATDNGSKVNIDGGFYLIKGNPGETVDVKVDVFNTSDTERQFIVSINTAYTSDDGQPAYDSSKVSDPNLKIQMHNLVQNNGQIVAVAGNKSTQAILKVKIPDQHYTGFLMGGLNVQPYHEKAKGTVTENGTLIKNKFSYSLPIQMAQLGSQNDDVNYKINRVVPKIVNTSVGKEVGVAANVANTKNAFLPDLSSKAVITKYGDSKFKMTEKKDGQSMAPTSNYNYTVSWGKTPLRAGKYHIKMTYSGSSVRTWVLDKDFVITDAQAAKYNNLAGHKPNYLWLYILLGVLLLALILGLGIFLGKKNSKGTENNSMNRRSRRRR, from the coding sequence ATGACACGACTTTTTAGAAAAATATTCCTTGGATTAGCACTTATTTTCAGTATTGTGGGCGCTATGAATTTTACCGAAATTGCTCAGGCTGGGACGTCTGGTGATTATACTTTGAAGCCTGCGACTGATAATGGATCTAAGGTTAATATTGACGGTGGATTTTACTTGATTAAGGGAAATCCTGGTGAGACGGTCGATGTTAAGGTAGATGTTTTCAATACTAGTGATACTGAAAGACAATTTATTGTTTCGATTAATACTGCATACACTAGTGATGATGGTCAGCCTGCTTATGATTCTAGCAAGGTTTCTGACCCTAATTTGAAGATTCAAATGCATAACTTGGTTCAAAATAATGGTCAGATTGTGGCTGTCGCTGGAAATAAGTCAACACAAGCAATTTTAAAAGTGAAGATTCCTGATCAACACTATACAGGCTTTTTGATGGGTGGATTGAACGTTCAACCTTATCATGAAAAAGCTAAGGGTACTGTTACCGAAAATGGTACGTTGATTAAGAACAAATTTAGCTATTCATTGCCAATTCAGATGGCACAGCTTGGATCACAAAACGATGATGTTAATTATAAAATTAATCGCGTTGTTCCTAAAATTGTAAATACTAGTGTCGGTAAAGAAGTTGGTGTGGCTGCAAATGTCGCCAACACTAAGAATGCTTTCTTACCAGATTTATCTTCAAAAGCAGTTATCACAAAGTATGGTGATTCTAAGTTCAAAATGACTGAAAAGAAGGATGGCCAGTCAATGGCGCCAACTTCTAACTACAATTACACAGTTAGCTGGGGCAAGACTCCTTTGCGTGCCGGAAAATATCACATCAAAATGACATATTCTGGAAGCTCAGTTAGAACTTGGGTACTCGATAAAGATTTCGTAATCACTGATGCACAAGCTGCTAAATATAACAATTTAGCCGGTCACAAGCCAAATTACTTGTGGCTATACATTCTACTCGGGGTGCTATTACTAGCCCTCATTCTCGGACTGGGCATCTTCCTAGGTAAAAAGAATAGCAAAGGTACAGAGAACAACAGCATGAATAGACGTTCTCGCAGACGACGTTAA
- a CDS encoding WxL protein peptidoglycan domain-containing protein → MISQKGIFILTAFIAVIMALLLNTKVVKADIHSVSVTPLVENTQEPDRFEISGEPGSEHTLKLSITNFGIETLDIKIQPTNATTSPNGDIDIGESVVAGDYGLRTSFAEMTQPQMIRLKKNQTRNVTFKVKLPDQQLNGTVIGGFSIFDEKHPNAGHSGVGVYFGAQETSNKHSIKLQGITPEVHNSQPFLSVNLANYEAKTLENTTFQVKIKKNNWYNKLGINNNVDVQDVHFAKIAPNSKIPIEFNQKQTPIQSGNYLVEGVAKNGKQTWNFKQNYHVDGLAAQLVNKQSKNLIYDKTGFYVTIIGILTGVIILVFWGIAYQRR, encoded by the coding sequence ATGATTTCGCAAAAAGGTATATTTATCCTAACTGCTTTCATAGCCGTCATTATGGCACTTTTGCTTAATACTAAAGTTGTTAAGGCCGATATTCACAGCGTATCGGTCACTCCTTTAGTTGAAAACACACAAGAACCAGATCGTTTTGAAATTTCCGGCGAACCAGGATCAGAGCACACTTTAAAATTATCAATTACTAATTTTGGTATTGAAACACTCGATATTAAAATACAACCGACAAACGCAACTACTAGTCCAAATGGTGACATAGATATTGGAGAAAGCGTGGTTGCGGGAGATTATGGATTGAGAACTTCCTTTGCGGAAATGACTCAGCCACAAATGATTCGGTTGAAAAAGAATCAGACAAGAAATGTGACTTTTAAAGTGAAATTGCCAGACCAACAACTTAATGGAACTGTAATTGGTGGCTTCAGTATTTTTGACGAGAAGCATCCGAATGCTGGTCATTCGGGAGTTGGAGTGTATTTTGGCGCTCAAGAAACTTCCAATAAGCATTCAATTAAATTGCAGGGAATTACACCCGAAGTACATAACTCACAACCATTTTTATCAGTTAATTTAGCCAATTATGAGGCTAAAACTTTGGAAAATACTACATTCCAAGTCAAAATAAAGAAGAACAATTGGTACAACAAACTAGGCATTAATAATAACGTTGATGTCCAAGATGTCCATTTTGCTAAAATTGCTCCGAATTCCAAAATTCCGATTGAATTTAATCAGAAACAAACTCCAATCCAATCTGGAAATTACTTGGTAGAGGGAGTTGCCAAAAATGGCAAGCAAACTTGGAATTTTAAGCAAAATTATCATGTTGATGGGCTTGCTGCCCAATTGGTCAACAAACAATCCAAGAATCTTATATACGATAAGACTGGTTTTTACGTAACGATTATTGGAATTTTGACAGGAGTTATTATTTTAGTATTTTGGGGAATTGCTTATCAAAGGAGATAG
- a CDS encoding DUF916 domain-containing protein, with product MNKFFLLLSILVGFGTVAMTTQTVQADDDQNNKSYSIQAVLPDNQLNKNVSYYDLQVKPNQPSKLGVVISNTGSEKITVQAEINNAYTTDAAMIGYDKYSAKIYKSETPSLSSLIDGKRKKSVTLDAGQSKQIDFTVNSPKNEFRGIILGGVTTTAMVSSSTNKKVGVSNQIRYVKGVVLHSKDEVVDPEMHLQSAAPKAFNDVVGIGYLMDNTAPININDVKIKATISHKSMKNIEYSQKDLQIAPNSKFDYFIPVKHLKPGIYSTKLTVTSKAGYSKTFNNKLKVTQGSIEALDETKQVTTSHSGLIYTIIGLFVVLIVGLWFFMYTTGKRIGFRKK from the coding sequence TTGAATAAATTTTTTCTACTATTATCCATTCTTGTAGGATTTGGGACAGTCGCAATGACCACCCAGACTGTGCAAGCGGATGATGACCAAAACAACAAATCATACTCGATTCAGGCCGTATTGCCTGATAACCAATTAAATAAAAATGTGTCTTATTACGATCTTCAGGTGAAGCCGAACCAGCCTTCAAAACTTGGAGTAGTAATTAGTAATACCGGATCCGAAAAAATAACCGTCCAAGCTGAAATTAACAATGCCTATACAACCGATGCGGCTATGATAGGCTACGATAAATATTCAGCCAAGATTTATAAGAGTGAAACACCATCATTAAGTTCCCTAATTGATGGAAAACGGAAGAAGTCAGTCACATTAGATGCAGGTCAATCAAAACAAATTGATTTCACAGTTAACTCTCCAAAAAATGAATTCCGCGGAATTATTTTGGGTGGTGTCACAACTACAGCAATGGTGAGTTCATCCACTAATAAAAAAGTGGGAGTCTCTAATCAGATTCGCTACGTCAAAGGAGTTGTTCTGCACTCAAAGGACGAAGTGGTCGATCCAGAGATGCACTTACAAAGTGCGGCACCAAAGGCATTTAATGATGTGGTTGGAATTGGCTATTTGATGGACAATACTGCGCCAATCAATATTAATGATGTAAAAATCAAAGCAACGATTAGTCATAAGAGCATGAAAAATATTGAATACTCGCAAAAAGATTTACAAATTGCGCCTAATTCAAAATTTGACTATTTTATTCCAGTTAAACATTTGAAACCTGGGATTTATTCAACTAAGTTGACGGTAACTAGTAAAGCTGGCTACTCGAAAACTTTTAATAATAAATTGAAAGTTACACAAGGTTCAATTGAAGCACTCGATGAAACTAAGCAGGTGACAACTTCACACAGTGGCTTGATTTATACAATCATTGGCCTGTTTGTAGTATTGATAGTTGGACTCTGGTTCTTCATGTACACGACAGGGAAGCGTATTGGCTTCCGTAAAAAATAA
- a CDS encoding helix-turn-helix domain-containing protein translates to MLETVFLGKQDVEKYQMLTVIKSLPKIQLNLSTIGNRLHFTYQKTYNIFQALLDDIFDFNPALQKKSAKIESIEFDKISIDRYRLFLFKNSIVFQAFDYGFTNANPTFENFSNSHFTSKSTLNRRMSNFRKLLKNFGIKISNTTLELKGDEKNIRWLAYFIYWYTFHVLEWPFRIVQQDAVDKIVSRDDNPPYNPVMKLQMEILVAISRIRLIKHRYLDTMSGYNEVFGNKTIGKELITREDYSIVPMDKLDNENKLLNTLKDFTFLPSRFLFPKIPSAQDIADQRFVYLAYKFIDFLKDKYGDNFRITNDPEALGKLADDIIHDITFYHIFAHEAPIKLGSYTRSPADFKTLTSIYVNIYDFFDGLTDPEFQAISNSAESIAHDLYKVLINHIMAVSDDDMLHVKVIVDSGNPVSGLILHNLMSMEFIKIVTNAEYDDVDILITTLDIFPDYEGRDKYPDDLIVIPWNSTAVRTDYIYLLVRLYQIYTDKLQRNFEKNNRQLHL, encoded by the coding sequence ATGCTCGAGACGGTTTTTTTAGGCAAACAGGATGTCGAAAAATATCAAATGTTGACGGTTATAAAATCTTTACCAAAGATTCAATTGAACCTTAGTACGATAGGAAACAGACTACATTTCACCTATCAAAAAACTTACAACATTTTTCAAGCCTTATTAGACGATATTTTCGATTTTAATCCGGCCTTGCAAAAAAAATCAGCAAAAATCGAATCAATTGAATTTGATAAAATCTCTATTGATAGGTATCGGCTGTTTCTATTTAAAAATTCTATAGTTTTCCAAGCTTTTGACTATGGATTCACAAACGCAAACCCGACATTTGAAAACTTCAGTAACTCACATTTCACAAGTAAATCAACACTAAATCGTCGTATGTCGAACTTCAGAAAGTTACTTAAAAACTTTGGCATCAAAATTTCTAATACAACCTTAGAGCTTAAGGGTGACGAGAAAAACATCAGATGGCTGGCATACTTTATCTACTGGTATACCTTCCATGTCCTAGAATGGCCTTTCAGAATTGTTCAACAAGACGCTGTAGACAAAATTGTTAGTCGAGACGATAATCCCCCATACAACCCAGTAATGAAACTTCAAATGGAAATTCTTGTTGCTATTTCTAGAATCAGACTCATCAAACATCGGTACCTCGACACGATGTCTGGTTACAATGAAGTTTTTGGTAACAAAACAATTGGAAAAGAATTAATCACACGTGAAGATTATTCTATCGTACCAATGGATAAATTGGATAACGAAAATAAACTATTAAACACTCTAAAAGACTTTACGTTCTTACCATCAAGATTTCTTTTCCCAAAAATACCATCAGCTCAAGATATTGCTGATCAAAGGTTCGTTTACTTAGCTTACAAATTTATCGACTTCTTGAAAGATAAATATGGTGATAACTTCAGAATCACTAACGATCCTGAAGCATTGGGTAAATTAGCCGATGACATCATTCACGACATTACCTTCTATCATATTTTTGCACATGAAGCTCCCATTAAACTTGGTTCTTACACTAGAAGCCCCGCAGATTTCAAAACTTTGACTTCAATTTATGTGAATATCTATGACTTCTTCGATGGGTTAACCGACCCTGAATTCCAAGCTATTAGTAACAGTGCTGAAAGTATCGCACATGACTTGTATAAGGTTTTAATTAACCACATTATGGCCGTAAGTGATGACGATATGCTACACGTTAAAGTTATCGTTGACTCAGGAAATCCAGTTTCCGGATTGATTTTGCACAACTTGATGTCAATGGAATTCATCAAGATCGTAACAAACGCTGAGTATGATGATGTCGATATTTTGATAACTACACTCGATATTTTCCCTGACTATGAAGGTCGAGATAAATATCCAGATGACCTAATCGTAATCCCATGGAACTCAACCGCCGTTCGTACAGATTACATCTACCTATTGGTTCGTCTTTATCAAATTTACACAGACAAATTACAAAGAAACTTCGAAAAAAACAACCGTCAATTGCATCTTTAG
- a CDS encoding amino acid permease, whose protein sequence is MENTDVNRSLKTRHLSMIALGGSIGTGLFVASGSSISTAGPGGALIAYVAIGIMVYFLMTSLGEMATYMPVTGSFATYATKFIDPALGFALGWNYWFNWAITLAVDLSTISIVIKYWFPSWDSWKISLTFLVVLFVINIVSVGSFGETEYWLASIKVTAVIVFLIVGILSILGILGNQHFVGLTNFTYKKAPFVGGVPAILSVFVVAGFSFQGTELIGITAGESATPEKSIPKAIKQVFWRILLFYILSIAVIGALIPYTSPNLLGSGATDIAISPFTIVFNKVGIPLAAGVMNAVILTSVISAANSGLYAASRMLWSMSKQEMAPKAFQRTNNRGVPLFSLILTAVVGGIALFTSLYGNQFYQLLVAASGLTGFIAWLGIAFSHYRFRKAYLFHGYSLDDLKYKAKWFPFGPILAIVLGIIIIIGQDVRSLVDFNVIKLLVSYSGLILLFLCWIYYKVRYKTKFLDLKDIDIEAAKKHKY, encoded by the coding sequence ATGGAAAATACAGATGTAAACCGGTCGCTGAAGACTCGCCATTTGTCCATGATTGCGCTTGGTGGCTCAATCGGAACTGGACTTTTTGTTGCAAGTGGTTCGTCGATTTCAACAGCCGGACCAGGTGGTGCTTTAATTGCCTATGTTGCAATTGGTATCATGGTTTACTTTTTAATGACCAGTTTGGGAGAGATGGCAACTTACATGCCTGTTACTGGTTCATTCGCAACATATGCAACAAAGTTTATTGATCCTGCGTTAGGTTTCGCATTAGGTTGGAACTATTGGTTCAACTGGGCGATTACCTTGGCTGTCGATTTATCAACGATTTCAATCGTTATTAAATATTGGTTCCCATCATGGGATTCCTGGAAGATCAGTTTAACTTTCTTAGTCGTATTATTTGTAATTAATATTGTTTCAGTCGGCTCGTTCGGTGAAACTGAGTATTGGCTAGCTTCCATCAAGGTTACTGCCGTTATTGTCTTCCTGATTGTCGGTATTCTAAGTATTTTAGGTATTCTAGGTAATCAACACTTTGTTGGTCTAACAAACTTTACCTATAAAAAAGCACCATTTGTAGGTGGGGTTCCCGCTATTCTAAGTGTATTCGTTGTTGCTGGGTTCTCCTTCCAAGGTACCGAGTTAATTGGTATCACAGCTGGTGAATCAGCAACTCCAGAAAAGAGTATTCCTAAGGCTATCAAACAAGTCTTTTGGAGAATTCTTTTGTTCTACATTTTATCAATTGCTGTTATTGGTGCATTGATCCCTTATACAAGTCCAAACTTGTTAGGATCAGGTGCTACTGACATCGCAATCAGTCCCTTCACGATTGTATTTAATAAAGTTGGTATTCCATTGGCTGCCGGAGTTATGAATGCGGTTATTTTAACCTCAGTTATTTCAGCTGCTAATTCCGGACTATATGCAGCTAGTCGTATGCTTTGGTCAATGAGTAAGCAAGAAATGGCTCCTAAGGCTTTCCAAAGAACTAATAACCGTGGTGTGCCATTGTTCTCATTGATTTTGACTGCTGTTGTTGGTGGAATTGCGTTATTCACAAGTTTGTATGGTAACCAATTTTATCAATTGTTAGTTGCTGCCAGTGGTTTAACTGGATTTATTGCCTGGCTGGGAATAGCTTTCTCACATTATCGTTTCAGAAAAGCTTATTTATTCCACGGCTACAGCCTTGATGATCTGAAATATAAAGCTAAGTGGTTCCCATTTGGGCCTATCTTAGCAATTGTCCTTGGTATCATCATTATCATCGGACAAGATGTTCGTTCATTGGTCGACTTCAATGTGATCAAATTGCTTGTTAGTTACTCAGGCTTGATCTTGTTGTTCCTTTGCTGGATCTACTACAAAGTTAGATACAAGACTAAGTTCCTAGACTTGAAAGATATTGACATTGAAGCTGCTAAGAAACATAAGTATTAA
- the serS gene encoding serine--tRNA ligase, producing the protein MLDIKLIRKDPDWAKTKLAARGVKAEQIDELLGYDKDRRELLVQTETLKEKRNKVSQEISTKKRNKENADQEIADMKQVGTDIKELDAKLEETEGKMNYILVRLPNWPDDSVPVGPDESTNKEIRKWGDIPTEGFKPKHHWDIGEELGILDFDQATKVAGSRFVYYLGMGARLERAVYNFMLDEHQKDGYTEVIPPYLVNNEAMFGTSQFPKFTEDVYTVMVDENPLTLIPTAEVPLTNYFAGKILDEKDLPKYVTALTPCFRSEAGSAGRDTRGLIRMHQFNKVEMVKVTKPEDSFDELEKLTANAENILQKLNLAYHVIVLSSGDASFSSTKTYDLEVWLPGQEKYREVSSCSNCLDFQARRAHIRYRDENGKTQLAHTLNGSGLACGRIVAAILENYQNEDGSVTIPDVLVPYMGGVTKITKENAI; encoded by the coding sequence ATGTTAGATATTAAGTTGATCAGAAAAGATCCTGATTGGGCTAAAACAAAATTAGCCGCTAGAGGAGTCAAAGCTGAACAAATCGACGAATTGTTGGGTTATGACAAAGATCGTCGTGAGTTGCTAGTTCAAACAGAAACTCTTAAGGAAAAGAGAAACAAAGTTTCCCAAGAAATTTCTACTAAGAAACGTAACAAGGAAAATGCTGATCAAGAAATTGCTGACATGAAACAAGTTGGTACTGACATCAAGGAACTTGATGCCAAGCTTGAAGAGACTGAAGGGAAGATGAATTACATCTTAGTTCGTCTACCTAACTGGCCTGATGATTCAGTTCCGGTTGGTCCTGATGAAAGTACTAACAAAGAAATCCGTAAGTGGGGAGATATTCCTACAGAAGGATTCAAACCAAAGCACCACTGGGATATTGGTGAAGAATTAGGTATTCTTGACTTTGATCAAGCAACTAAGGTTGCTGGTAGTCGTTTCGTATATTACTTGGGTATGGGTGCCCGTCTTGAACGTGCTGTCTATAACTTTATGCTTGATGAACATCAAAAAGATGGTTACACCGAAGTTATTCCTCCATACTTGGTAAATAACGAAGCTATGTTTGGAACAAGTCAATTCCCTAAGTTTACTGAAGATGTTTATACAGTAATGGTTGATGAAAACCCATTAACTTTGATTCCTACAGCTGAAGTTCCATTGACTAACTACTTTGCAGGTAAGATTCTTGATGAAAAGGACCTTCCTAAATACGTTACAGCTCTAACTCCTTGTTTCCGTTCAGAAGCTGGTAGTGCCGGCCGTGATACTCGTGGATTGATTCGTATGCACCAATTCAATAAGGTTGAAATGGTTAAAGTTACTAAGCCTGAGGATTCATTTGATGAATTGGAAAAATTAACAGCTAACGCAGAAAACATTTTGCAAAAGTTGAACTTGGCTTACCACGTTATCGTCTTATCAAGTGGGGATGCAAGTTTCTCATCAACTAAGACTTATGACCTTGAAGTTTGGCTTCCAGGACAAGAGAAGTATCGTGAAGTTTCAAGTTGTTCAAACTGTCTAGATTTCCAAGCTCGTCGTGCTCACATTCGTTATCGCGATGAAAACGGTAAGACACAACTAGCTCACACTTTGAATGGATCAGGTTTAGCATGTGGTAGAATTGTTGCAGCTATTCTTGAAAACTATCAAAATGAAGATGGTTCAGTTACAATTCCTGACGTTCTTGTGCCATACATGGGTGGAGTAACAAAAATCACTAAAGAGAATGCCATCTAA
- a CDS encoding FAD-dependent oxidoreductase, which yields MKVSIIGCTHAGTFTAMNILKQHPDWEVDVFERNDNLSFLSCGIALWVSDRVSDPNKMFYASPDDLAKMGATMYMKHDVTNIDFDNKNVTAKNLETGETFSQSYDKLVLTTGSAPIVPNIPGIHSDRVALCKNWTNANELRENSDKIKSAIVIGAGYIGAELAEGYSHLGKETTLIDALPDVLSKNFDVNMSKVAEKDYLDNGVTLGLGEKVESFEDNADGTVTVNTDKNSYTADIAVACIGFRPNTDLYKDEFETLPNGALIVDKYMHTSKPDVFSAGDAASVFYNPTQDNQYIPLATNAVRQGILVAKNIEKDTMKYMGTQSSSAVELFGRSYASSGLTVGHAKVLGKNVESVTFEDNYRPEFMLTTTPVLMNLVWDPETREIMGGALTSMYDIAQSANLISVAIQKKMTIDELSMVDFLFQPNFDKPVNYVSALAGAAVEKADSKESV from the coding sequence ATGAAAGTAAGTATTATTGGATGTACACACGCAGGAACATTTACAGCTATGAATATTTTGAAGCAACATCCTGATTGGGAAGTAGATGTTTTCGAACGTAATGATAATCTATCTTTCTTATCATGTGGAATCGCGCTCTGGGTAAGTGATAGAGTATCTGATCCAAACAAGATGTTTTACGCAAGCCCTGATGATTTAGCAAAAATGGGTGCCACAATGTATATGAAACATGATGTAACAAATATTGATTTTGATAATAAAAATGTTACAGCTAAGAACCTTGAAACCGGTGAAACTTTTTCACAAAGTTACGATAAATTAGTTCTTACAACAGGCTCTGCACCTATAGTACCTAACATCCCCGGAATTCATTCTGACCGTGTTGCCTTGTGTAAAAACTGGACTAATGCCAATGAATTAAGAGAAAATTCTGATAAAATCAAGAGTGCCATCGTTATTGGTGCCGGATATATCGGTGCTGAATTGGCCGAAGGATACTCACATCTTGGCAAAGAAACTACTTTAATTGATGCTTTACCAGATGTTTTGTCAAAGAACTTTGATGTTAACATGTCAAAAGTTGCTGAGAAGGATTACCTCGACAACGGAGTTACACTTGGTCTCGGTGAAAAAGTTGAGTCATTTGAAGACAATGCTGATGGTACAGTTACCGTAAATACTGACAAAAATTCATACACTGCTGACATTGCTGTCGCATGTATTGGATTCCGTCCTAACACTGATTTATACAAAGATGAATTTGAAACATTGCCAAATGGTGCTTTGATTGTTGACAAGTATATGCACACAAGCAAACCTGACGTCTTTTCTGCCGGTGATGCCGCATCTGTTTTCTACAATCCAACACAAGATAACCAATACATTCCTTTAGCAACAAATGCCGTAAGACAAGGAATTTTAGTGGCAAAAAATATTGAAAAAGATACAATGAAATATATGGGAACACAATCAAGTTCTGCCGTTGAATTATTTGGTAGATCTTATGCATCAAGTGGTTTGACTGTCGGACACGCAAAGGTTCTTGGTAAAAATGTTGAATCTGTAACATTTGAAGACAACTATCGTCCTGAATTTATGTTGACTACTACGCCTGTACTTATGAATTTGGTATGGGATCCTGAAACTAGAGAAATTATGGGTGGTGCTTTGACAAGTATGTACGATATTGCTCAATCCGCTAACTTGATTTCTGTGGCTATTCAAAAGAAAATGACTATTGACGAGTTATCTATGGTTGACTTCTTGTTCCAACCTAATTTTGATAAACCGGTTAATTATGTAAGTGCCTTGGCAGGGGCAGCTGTTGAGAAAGCTGATTCAAAAGAGTCGGTTTAG